ACCGAGAGGCACGCGAGACGGTGTCGGTCGTGCACATCGGGGTCTGCTCGCAATTGTGCTTGCAGACCCCGATGGCGGCGAACCGGTGTGCCACGCAGGCACGAGCGACCGCTCGGCTCAGGCGGTGTCCTGCCGGCGGATCCAGACCTCCCTGGTGAGCAACTGGATCGTCGCTGCGATCGGCAACGCGACCAGTGCTCCGACCACCCCGCCGAGCGAACCGCCCAGCAGCACCGCGACGATGGTGAGGATCTCCGGGACGTCGACGGACGAGCGCATCACCCGCGGGTAGATCACGTAGCCCTCGAGCGGTTCGTAGATCAGGTACACGATCGCGCAGATCAGCCCGACGTGCAGCGACGTCGCGAAGCCGATCAGGGTGACCGCGGCCGCCCCGGTGACCGAGCCGACCAGCGGGACGAGATCCAGCAGCGCCACGAACAGCGCGAGCGGCAGTGCGTACTTGCCGAGCCCGACACTCAGCGTCAGGACCGCAGTGACCGTCCCGGCCAGCAGTGCGACCAGCACCGCCCCGATCACGTAGCCACCGACCCGGTGCAAGATCTCGTCCCCCAGCGAGGCGACCCGCTCGCGGCGCGATGCCGCCACCAACGCGTACCCGGTCCGCTTGAGCATGGGCAGCGCCGCCAGGAAGTAGATCGTCATCACGATGATCAGGATCGTGTTCAGCAGCGCCCCGAGCACGCTCAGCCCGACGTCGAATACGCCGCCGAACGTCTTCTCCAGCAGGTTCGGGTCGCGCAGCTTGTTCTCGATCGCGGACAGGAAGTGGTAGCGCTGGTCCAGGTGGCTGATCGACTTGTGCTGACGCAGGTCGTGGATCAGGTGTGGCGCGTCGTCGACCAGCGAGCCGATCTGGCTGCCGACCGCGCCGATCAGCACGTAGAGCACCAGGGCGAGCACCCCCAGCCCGCCGGCCGCCACGACGAGCACCGCCCAGCCGCGCCGCAGGCCGCGCCGGATCATCGCCTCCACCAGCGGGTTGAGCCCCACCGCGAGGAACACCGAGACGAGGACGAGCACCAGCACCGACTGCACCTCGCGCAGCGCCCAGCCGAGGACGATCGCGAGCAGGACGCCCAGCGCACCGAGGAAGCCTCGGTAGAACGGCGCGTCGGTCGACAGCCGAGGTCCGGGAGTGCCGTACCGCGCGCTCTCGTCCGGGACGGGCTCGGCGGGCGGCTCGTAGAGCGTCACCGCCTCATCGTGCCGGACGGGTGCCGCCCCGCCCGGGAGGCACGAGCAGATGACACGCCAGCAGTGTCAGGTGACCGGCGGGACGTCGATCACCCGAGCCGGGAACCGATCCGGCGGCGGGCCGAACGCGCGCCGCGCGGCGCCGATCGCCCCCCGTGCCAGTGCAGCATTGCCCGCGGCCCCGATCCCGGCACCGATCCCCAGCGGCAGCGCCCGGCCGACTAGTAGCGCGCCCTGCCGTGCGCCGAACCGGGTCACCAGCAGCCGTCCGAGCCGGGAGTTGATCGAGCCGATGCGTCCCTTCGCGTCCGGCCGGTTGATCACCTGCGCCCAGTGCTTGCCGCCCTCGGCGCCGTCCAGCGCGGCCGCGCCGGAGGAGCCGACGAGCACGCCGAGCACGAGCGCGCGGCGCACCTGCGGGTCGCTCACCGGCACGCTGTGCAGCTCGGCCAGCGCCAGCACGTACATCGCGGTCGCCGATACGAACCCGGCGATCTCGGCCGCGCCCGTCGCCACCGATGTCGCGGTCCCCACCCCGGGCACGGCGGCGGTACCGCCGGACGCCGCGCCGATCCCGACGGCCGCGGCGAGGTAACGGCGCTCCAGCTGTTCGACCAGCTGCGCCGGAGTCGCGTCCGGACGGCGCTGGCGGACCCGGTTCAGGTAGCCGAGCACGACCGGCCGCTGCACGAGCAGCGCCTTGTCCAGCGCGACGTCCAGCGCACGCTCGACCGCTGCCGGGACCGGAACCTTGCGCTTAGCCAACACCCACTCCTGTCCGGTTCAGCGCCACCAGCCTGCTGATCGCGCGGCGGTACTTCTTGCGGTACCCACCGGAGAGCATGTCCGCATCGAACAGCCGGTCAAACGGGGCGCCCGACCCGACGACCGGGATCTCGCGGTCGTACAGCCGATCGGCGAACACCACCAGCCGTAGCGCGGCGGCCTGGTCGACCGCGGTGTGCACGCCGGTCAGGTGCACGGCCGTGACGCCGTCGACGAGGGCGCCGTACCGCGACGGGTGCAGCCGGGCCAGGTGGGTTGTCAGCTCATCGAACGAGTCGAGGGTCGCGCCCGGGGTCGCCTGCGCCCGCTCGCGAACCTCGTCGTCCCGCAGCGGAGCGGGTGCCTGTGGCAGGCCGCGGTGCCGGTAGTCGGGGCCGTCCACCCGCACCGCGGTGAACCGCGCGGCCAGGCCCTGGAT
This genomic stretch from Jatrophihabitans cynanchi harbors:
- a CDS encoding AI-2E family transporter; this translates as MTLYEPPAEPVPDESARYGTPGPRLSTDAPFYRGFLGALGVLLAIVLGWALREVQSVLVLVLVSVFLAVGLNPLVEAMIRRGLRRGWAVLVVAAGGLGVLALVLYVLIGAVGSQIGSLVDDAPHLIHDLRQHKSISHLDQRYHFLSAIENKLRDPNLLEKTFGGVFDVGLSVLGALLNTILIIVMTIYFLAALPMLKRTGYALVAASRRERVASLGDEILHRVGGYVIGAVLVALLAGTVTAVLTLSVGLGKYALPLALFVALLDLVPLVGSVTGAAAVTLIGFATSLHVGLICAIVYLIYEPLEGYVIYPRVMRSSVDVPEILTIVAVLLGGSLGGVVGALVALPIAATIQLLTREVWIRRQDTA